A single region of the Streptomyces sp. NBC_01262 genome encodes:
- a CDS encoding phage tail protein has product MATQRDNPYGSFNFLVDFATGDASTVRGGFQEVSGMNIELTSAEYRAGNSPVNRPVKVNGVYKVGDVTFKRGLIGALDLYQWIDAIRTGDHSLLRTVHVSLQDEAHNGPVMTWTLLNARPLRYTVPALNAKSGSEVAIEELVLSIEDLSVE; this is encoded by the coding sequence GTGGCAACCCAACGTGACAACCCGTACGGCAGTTTCAACTTCCTGGTCGACTTCGCGACCGGTGACGCGAGCACGGTTCGCGGTGGCTTCCAGGAAGTCAGCGGAATGAACATCGAGCTCACCTCGGCCGAGTACCGCGCGGGCAACTCGCCGGTCAACCGTCCGGTCAAGGTGAACGGCGTCTACAAGGTCGGTGACGTGACCTTCAAGCGGGGCCTGATCGGCGCGCTGGACCTGTACCAGTGGATCGACGCGATCCGCACCGGAGACCACAGCCTCCTGCGCACCGTGCACGTGTCGTTGCAGGACGAGGCGCACAACGGCCCCGTGATGACCTGGACCCTGCTGAACGCACGGCCGCTGCGCTACACCGTGCCGGCGCTCAACGCCAAGAGCGGTTCCGAGGTGGCCATCGAGGAACTCGTGCTGTCCATCGAAGACCTGAGCGTGGAGTAG
- a CDS encoding phage tail sheath subtilisin-like domain-containing protein, which translates to MPQYLAPGVYVEEIPGPRTIQGVSTSTAAFIGPSRFGPTSGRPELLTSYPDFVRIYGDAVDLEFEDNGRLPNYLALGVKGFFDEGGSSLYVMRTFAFTGDTPGDDHGFGSVPRDTGPGQLSVRARFPGQAGNLRVTLTLRVGNNALTAGPSLTRVREFDSVWAVGPTASGVFTVRRDPVTGAWTLAGGSFPLPLGEATAAYPITALVEVQHPTVDSQGLPAFGAPQVVGEFGFDPRAVGTGISTVLTANPLMRRSAITVPVALEGLDALAGTDTSADELPSAIALALFDRTILETSPAATTPLQRRQRVVTLTGGTDGNAPNVTRYDGDPAFEDYQNNATALPFNGLPAFESIDDISIVAAPGSSTGWAAGAGNPATARAISNSVINHCERMVYRVAALDTPPGFLPDEALDFRNQRSSTHAALYYPWITVSSPTDGTRVDVPPAAYLAGIWARSDNARGVIKAPANEVVRSALDFETRLNKAQQELLNPQGVNCLRFFPGSGFLAWGARTISDDPEWKYLSVRRYFNYLEKSIDEGTQWVVFEVNGPALWDAVRHTVEGFLFNQWKSGALLGAKPEQAYFVRCDATTMTADDLDNGRLICVIGVAAAKPAEFVIFRISQWTATQTA; encoded by the coding sequence ATGCCGCAATATCTAGCACCCGGTGTCTACGTCGAGGAGATACCCGGCCCTCGGACGATTCAGGGCGTCAGCACCAGCACAGCGGCCTTCATCGGGCCCAGCCGGTTCGGCCCGACCAGTGGCCGGCCCGAACTGCTCACCTCGTACCCGGACTTCGTCCGCATCTATGGTGACGCCGTCGATCTCGAATTCGAGGACAACGGCCGGCTTCCCAACTACCTCGCGCTCGGCGTCAAGGGCTTCTTCGACGAGGGCGGCAGCAGTCTGTACGTGATGCGGACGTTCGCCTTCACCGGCGACACCCCCGGCGACGACCACGGCTTCGGCAGCGTTCCCCGCGACACCGGCCCCGGGCAGCTTTCCGTGCGGGCCCGCTTCCCCGGGCAGGCCGGGAATCTGCGCGTCACCCTCACCCTCCGGGTCGGCAACAACGCGCTCACGGCCGGACCGAGCCTGACCCGGGTGCGCGAGTTCGACAGCGTGTGGGCGGTCGGCCCGACCGCGAGCGGGGTGTTCACCGTGCGCCGTGACCCGGTCACCGGTGCCTGGACCCTCGCCGGCGGCTCGTTCCCACTGCCATTGGGCGAGGCGACCGCGGCGTACCCCATCACCGCTCTGGTGGAGGTCCAGCACCCGACCGTCGACTCACAGGGGCTCCCGGCCTTCGGCGCGCCGCAGGTGGTCGGCGAGTTCGGGTTCGATCCCCGGGCGGTCGGCACCGGTATCAGCACCGTCCTCACGGCGAATCCCCTCATGCGCCGCAGCGCCATCACCGTTCCCGTCGCCCTCGAAGGCCTGGACGCCCTGGCGGGTACGGACACCTCGGCCGACGAACTGCCGTCGGCCATCGCGCTGGCGCTCTTCGACCGCACCATCCTCGAAACCAGCCCGGCGGCGACGACCCCGCTGCAGAGGCGGCAGCGCGTCGTCACCCTCACCGGCGGCACCGACGGCAACGCGCCCAACGTGACCCGGTACGACGGCGATCCGGCCTTCGAGGACTACCAGAACAACGCCACCGCGCTGCCGTTCAACGGACTGCCGGCGTTCGAGTCGATCGACGACATCTCGATCGTCGCCGCGCCCGGCTCCTCCACCGGCTGGGCGGCCGGGGCCGGCAACCCGGCCACGGCGCGGGCGATCAGCAACTCGGTGATCAACCACTGCGAGCGGATGGTCTACCGGGTCGCCGCGCTGGACACCCCGCCGGGCTTCCTGCCCGATGAGGCGCTGGACTTCCGCAACCAGAGGTCCTCGACGCACGCCGCGCTCTACTACCCGTGGATCACCGTCAGCAGCCCGACCGACGGCACCCGCGTCGACGTACCGCCCGCCGCGTACCTGGCCGGGATCTGGGCGCGCAGCGACAACGCCCGGGGTGTGATCAAGGCGCCGGCGAACGAGGTCGTCCGCTCCGCCCTGGACTTCGAGACCAGGCTGAACAAGGCGCAGCAGGAACTGCTGAACCCGCAGGGTGTGAACTGCCTGCGCTTCTTCCCCGGATCGGGCTTTCTGGCCTGGGGCGCCCGCACCATCTCCGACGACCCGGAGTGGAAGTACCTCAGCGTCCGCAGGTACTTCAACTACCTGGAGAAGTCGATCGACGAGGGCACCCAGTGGGTGGTCTTCGAGGTCAACGGACCCGCGCTGTGGGACGCCGTGCGGCACACGGTCGAGGGGTTCCTGTTCAACCAGTGGAAGAGCGGAGCCCTGCTGGGCGCCAAGCCGGAACAGGCGTACTTCGTCCGGTGCGACGCCACGACGATGACCGCCGACGACCTCGACAACGGACGGCTGATCTGCGTCATCGGGGTCGCGGCCGCCAAGCCCGCCGAGTTCGTCATCTTCCGGATCAGCCAGTGGACAGCGACGCAGACGGCATGA
- a CDS encoding DUF4255 domain-containing protein has protein sequence MANYQSIGSVAEAVARLLQQSWQPALLGGIEPQFEVYQGKDFSTPMAQGVSVFVYQVNVDQVQRTLPPAAPDHRRPLPVRMSFLLTAWGQDASTEHDLLGWAMRAIADNPVLSSGFLNAAVPGVFPPSETVELVPMEMSNNDVFQLWQVLPGSLQLSVPYIARVVRIESDLVVPQGAPVQVRELAVGTAAG, from the coding sequence GTGGCGAACTACCAGTCGATCGGATCAGTGGCCGAGGCGGTCGCCCGGCTGCTTCAGCAGTCGTGGCAGCCGGCACTGCTCGGCGGGATCGAGCCGCAGTTCGAGGTGTACCAGGGCAAGGACTTCTCCACCCCGATGGCCCAGGGCGTCTCGGTCTTCGTCTACCAGGTCAACGTCGACCAGGTGCAGCGCACCCTGCCACCGGCCGCGCCCGACCATCGCCGTCCGCTCCCCGTCCGGATGTCGTTCCTGCTCACGGCGTGGGGACAGGACGCGTCGACGGAGCACGACCTGCTCGGCTGGGCGATGCGGGCGATCGCCGACAACCCGGTGTTGTCGTCCGGCTTCCTCAACGCCGCCGTGCCAGGGGTGTTCCCGCCGTCGGAGACCGTCGAGCTGGTGCCCATGGAAATGAGCAACAACGATGTCTTCCAGCTCTGGCAGGTGCTTCCGGGCAGCCTTCAGCTCTCGGTCCCGTACATCGCCCGCGTCGTACGCATCGAGTCCGATCTGGTGGTGCCGCAGGGCGCCCCCGTCCAGGTTCGCGAGCTGGCCGTGGGAACGGCGGCAGGCTGA
- a CDS encoding AfsR/SARP family transcriptional regulator, which yields MNEQRLLAYLGLHKRASRTVVAGALWPDVTEERAHGSLRTALWRLRRARQPVVGSDGDTLCLADGVSVDVDAFTEVALGLVTSGHVLGDDPPSLDLLDGGELLPGWDEEWILFERERLRQLRLHSLESLSALLARNGQYALALEAALMCVTIEPLRESAHRALVAVHLAENNVVEAIRRYEAFRRLLDEDLGLEPSAQFTGMLPRWGSQPRPRAL from the coding sequence GTGAACGAGCAGCGGCTGCTCGCGTATCTCGGGCTGCACAAGCGCGCCAGCCGTACGGTCGTGGCGGGGGCGCTGTGGCCGGATGTGACTGAGGAACGGGCGCATGGCAGCCTTCGCACGGCGCTGTGGCGGCTGCGTCGGGCGAGACAGCCTGTTGTCGGCAGTGACGGGGACACGCTGTGTCTCGCGGACGGCGTGAGTGTCGATGTCGACGCGTTCACCGAGGTGGCACTGGGGTTGGTGACCTCCGGGCACGTTCTGGGCGATGACCCGCCGTCCCTCGATCTTCTGGACGGCGGCGAGTTGCTTCCCGGGTGGGACGAGGAATGGATCCTGTTCGAACGGGAGCGGCTGCGCCAGCTCCGCCTGCACTCGCTCGAATCGCTGAGCGCGCTTCTGGCCAGGAACGGGCAGTACGCGCTCGCGCTTGAGGCCGCGCTGATGTGCGTCACCATCGAGCCCCTGCGGGAGAGCGCGCACCGCGCGCTGGTGGCCGTTCATCTGGCCGAGAACAACGTGGTGGAGGCGATCCGGCGCTACGAGGCGTTCCGGCGGCTGCTCGACGAGGACCTGGGGCTGGAGCCCTCGGCGCAGTTCACCGGCATGCTCCCGCGCTGGGGGAGTCAGCCGCGGCCGAGGGCGCTGTGA
- a CDS encoding LamG domain-containing protein has translation MQNNGARRLVSGFTAAALLAALPALGVTGVTASAAQAASGDSTTSEASAALEQAAASGDKVEVVGQREEYSTTYANPDGYSFTLDQSAVPVRVEQSDGSWATPDATLERRADGSIGPKAAVADISFSAGGDGDGLVTLAEGAQSLSLGWPGTLPKPTLDGASAVYADVLPGVDLRMTATVEGVQQVLVVKSAEAAANPELTKIEFSMESKGLTVTGGTGGGLSAVDADGKTVFRSPAAQMWDSAGDADSTTSMSLASVEADPAPAQDGDGETTSDPAEGPGDGDTSAVLPVTVTDDSVVVVPDADLLTGDDTVYPLYIDPDVAITESERTLLSSDGDTFYNFSGGDEGKGVGYCGTYTTGGYSYYCGSGYRNRMYFEFSPAKLAGKKVLDTTFRVTERWSMSCTKSVVDLVRTGNISSATNWPGPTANWDVMGDRTVAAGRGTLCDPSQPAAPIEFNDDPSQSYENLTSTVQKFAAGDFSRLTLMLKAHDEGDPNGWKRFDDDAELSVKYVGLPAVPTSAGIVESTGTSCETDSTDPDIISDPTPTLTAKPQTAAGGESGAHLRAHFYIQKKLSDGTWEVATEPVRPTTGSVGDNVAVASPSPITLADGVLFRLAVFTRSLYNDDDSYLQSHSTVTTKGWCYFKVDSTRPKAPKVTIGSPYTECTANDCAAAGGPGTKAQFTFAPASGDTTNEYYQYKLSTDKAWSSAIAGATVKPWITPRLAGTQQLQVRAKDPNGWGAKTYVEFKVDEGQTAVGRWHFDDGASNSAVTAAADTATEGTRHTATLYTGGAGWSGLGRRGGEDRSLWLNDTTNTANQAGYAATSESVVNTQSSFTVSSWAYLTDSSSYRTVLSEMGSDGAGFTLYYSSGVKKWVFLWSWYESGTRKYVSVNSDATGVPLKTWTQLAGSYNAEDRTIRLYVNGQLQGSPVAAPATSVATVVDGALQFGREYRLTTNTYLNYYRGRVDEAAVWQRLLSDDEIATEARLLESDGTADVELVADWDPAAASGTTLADTVSLYGRSLTLSGGASLDGESIVLDGTNDAATTAGPIVDETGSFTVTTAVELNTTAMAAKADGYISQVIGQRDSTGSSWGVWFEKTGTETDPETETVVPVGKWYFGRLGSDGTTWTAVVSDEAATVSANSITQLTGVHDAQAGTISLYIGDNQNGSDLAYTAVVGSDEFAVGEGFVNSAWGHYFAGGITDIRIWAGAMTGLQQISDTVGVA, from the coding sequence ATGCAGAACAACGGGGCGAGACGTCTCGTCTCCGGCTTCACGGCGGCGGCTCTGCTGGCGGCGCTGCCCGCCCTCGGGGTCACCGGGGTCACTGCCTCGGCGGCGCAGGCCGCTTCGGGGGATTCCACGACGTCCGAGGCGTCGGCCGCGCTGGAGCAGGCAGCCGCGTCGGGCGACAAGGTCGAGGTCGTCGGGCAGCGCGAGGAGTACTCGACGACGTATGCCAATCCGGACGGGTACTCGTTCACGCTGGACCAGTCCGCTGTTCCGGTGCGGGTGGAGCAGTCCGACGGTTCGTGGGCGACGCCGGACGCGACGCTGGAGCGCCGGGCGGACGGTTCGATCGGGCCGAAGGCAGCGGTCGCGGACATCTCGTTCTCCGCGGGTGGCGACGGCGACGGCCTGGTGACGCTCGCCGAGGGCGCGCAGTCGCTGTCGCTGGGGTGGCCGGGGACCCTGCCGAAGCCGACGCTGGACGGCGCCTCGGCGGTGTACGCGGATGTGCTGCCGGGTGTGGATCTGCGCATGACGGCGACGGTGGAGGGCGTCCAGCAGGTGCTGGTCGTCAAGTCCGCGGAGGCGGCGGCCAATCCGGAGCTTACGAAGATCGAGTTCTCGATGGAGTCGAAGGGCCTGACGGTGACCGGCGGGACGGGCGGTGGCCTGAGCGCTGTCGACGCCGACGGCAAGACCGTCTTCAGGTCGCCGGCCGCCCAGATGTGGGACTCGGCGGGCGACGCCGACAGCACCACGAGCATGTCGCTCGCCTCCGTCGAGGCGGACCCGGCCCCCGCGCAGGACGGCGACGGAGAGACCACGTCCGACCCGGCCGAAGGGCCCGGCGACGGCGACACCTCCGCCGTACTGCCGGTGACCGTGACCGACGACTCCGTGGTCGTCGTGCCCGACGCGGACCTGCTCACCGGGGACGACACGGTCTACCCGCTCTACATCGACCCCGATGTGGCGATCACCGAGTCCGAGCGGACCCTGCTGTCCTCGGACGGCGACACCTTCTACAACTTCTCCGGCGGCGACGAGGGCAAGGGCGTCGGCTACTGCGGCACCTACACCACCGGCGGCTACTCGTACTACTGCGGCTCCGGCTACCGGAACCGGATGTACTTCGAGTTCTCGCCGGCCAAGCTGGCGGGCAAGAAGGTCCTGGACACGACCTTCCGCGTGACCGAACGCTGGTCGATGTCCTGCACGAAGTCGGTCGTCGACCTCGTACGTACCGGCAACATCTCCTCCGCCACCAACTGGCCCGGCCCGACGGCGAACTGGGACGTGATGGGCGACCGGACCGTCGCCGCCGGACGCGGCACGCTCTGCGACCCGTCCCAGCCGGCCGCACCCATCGAGTTCAACGACGACCCGAGCCAGAGCTACGAGAACCTCACCTCCACCGTGCAGAAGTTCGCGGCCGGTGACTTCTCCCGCCTCACGCTGATGCTGAAGGCGCACGACGAGGGCGACCCGAACGGCTGGAAGCGCTTCGACGACGACGCGGAGCTGTCGGTGAAGTACGTCGGTCTGCCGGCCGTGCCGACCAGCGCGGGCATCGTCGAGAGCACCGGCACGAGCTGCGAGACCGACTCCACCGACCCCGACATCATCTCGGACCCCACCCCGACCCTGACGGCGAAGCCGCAGACGGCGGCCGGCGGCGAGAGCGGCGCGCACCTGCGGGCGCACTTCTACATCCAGAAGAAGCTGAGCGACGGCACGTGGGAGGTCGCGACCGAGCCGGTCCGCCCCACCACCGGCTCCGTCGGTGACAACGTGGCGGTGGCGTCTCCGTCGCCGATCACCCTGGCCGACGGGGTGTTGTTCCGGCTGGCGGTGTTCACCCGGTCGCTCTACAACGACGACGACAGCTATCTCCAGTCGCACAGCACGGTGACGACCAAGGGCTGGTGCTACTTCAAGGTCGACAGCACCCGCCCGAAGGCACCGAAGGTCACCATCGGCAGTCCGTACACCGAGTGCACCGCCAACGACTGCGCGGCGGCCGGCGGGCCCGGCACCAAGGCCCAGTTCACCTTCGCCCCGGCGTCGGGGGACACCACCAACGAGTACTACCAGTACAAGCTGTCCACGGACAAGGCGTGGTCGTCGGCGATCGCCGGTGCGACGGTGAAGCCGTGGATCACGCCGCGCCTGGCGGGTACGCAGCAGCTTCAGGTCAGGGCGAAGGACCCCAACGGCTGGGGTGCGAAGACCTACGTGGAGTTCAAGGTCGACGAGGGACAGACGGCGGTCGGCCGCTGGCACTTCGACGACGGCGCGTCCAACTCGGCCGTGACCGCCGCCGCCGACACCGCGACCGAGGGCACCCGCCACACGGCCACCCTCTACACCGGCGGCGCAGGCTGGTCCGGGCTCGGCCGGCGTGGCGGCGAGGACCGCTCGCTGTGGCTCAACGACACCACCAACACCGCCAACCAGGCCGGCTACGCGGCCACATCCGAGTCGGTGGTCAACACCCAGTCCTCCTTCACGGTCTCCTCCTGGGCGTACCTGACCGACAGCTCCTCCTACCGGACCGTCCTGTCCGAAATGGGCAGCGACGGCGCGGGCTTCACCCTGTACTACTCCTCCGGCGTCAAGAAGTGGGTGTTCCTCTGGAGCTGGTACGAGAGCGGCACGCGCAAGTACGTCAGTGTCAACTCCGACGCCACCGGCGTACCGCTGAAGACCTGGACCCAGCTGGCCGGCTCGTACAACGCCGAGGACCGGACCATCCGGCTCTACGTCAACGGGCAGTTGCAGGGCTCGCCGGTCGCCGCACCCGCGACCTCGGTCGCGACGGTGGTGGACGGCGCCCTGCAGTTCGGCCGTGAATACCGCCTGACCACCAACACCTACCTCAACTACTACCGCGGCCGGGTCGACGAGGCCGCGGTCTGGCAGCGGCTGCTGAGCGACGACGAGATCGCCACCGAGGCCCGGCTACTGGAGTCCGACGGCACCGCCGATGTCGAGCTGGTGGCCGACTGGGACCCGGCCGCGGCCAGCGGCACCACCCTGGCGGACACCGTCTCCCTGTACGGGCGCTCGCTGACCCTCTCCGGCGGGGCCTCCCTGGACGGCGAGTCGATCGTGCTCGACGGCACGAACGACGCGGCGACCACGGCCGGCCCGATCGTGGACGAGACCGGGTCGTTCACGGTGACGACGGCCGTGGAGCTGAACACCACCGCCATGGCGGCCAAGGCCGACGGCTACATATCCCAGGTCATCGGGCAGCGCGACTCCACCGGCTCGTCGTGGGGCGTGTGGTTCGAGAAGACCGGCACCGAGACCGACCCCGAGACCGAGACCGTGGTCCCGGTCGGCAAGTGGTACTTCGGCCGGCTCGGCTCCGACGGGACGACATGGACGGCGGTGGTCTCCGACGAGGCCGCGACCGTCTCGGCCAACAGCATCACGCAGCTGACCGGTGTCCATGACGCGCAGGCCGGGACGATCAGCCTCTACATCGGTGACAACCAGAACGGCTCCGACCTCGCCTACACCGCGGTGGTCGGCTCGGACGAGTTCGCGGTCGGCGAGGGCTTCGTGAACTCGGCCTGGGGTCACTACTTCGCCGGCGGCATCACCGACATCCGTATCTGGGCCGGAGCCATGACCGGACTGCAGCAGATCAGCGACACCGTCGGCGTCGCCTGA
- a CDS encoding helix-turn-helix transcriptional regulator, with amino-acid sequence MKSSRLLSILLLLQTRGRLTAAQLAAELEVSVRTVYRDIESLHAAGVPLYGDAGHSGGYRLLAGYRTRLTGLNAGEAEALFLSGIPGPAAQLGLGPALAAAQLKLRAALPPELRAQADRMRSRFHLDAPGWYAEDDDVPHLPHVADAVWHSRALDIRYRRWKEPTDVDRRLEPYGLVLKAGRWYLVAGPGPEPRTYRVDQILELTLRDEQFQPPDDFDLARHWQRHQTDFHARLHQDQALVRLSPHAASRLTGAAARALLATGTPEPDGWTRALLPIESLDHAHATFLALATDIEVLAPPRLRARLAETSRILAARYASAPG; translated from the coding sequence GTGAAGTCCAGCCGCCTGCTGTCCATCCTTCTACTGCTCCAGACCAGGGGCCGGCTGACCGCCGCCCAGCTCGCCGCAGAGCTGGAGGTGTCGGTCCGGACCGTCTACCGCGACATCGAGTCGCTGCACGCGGCGGGCGTACCGCTCTACGGAGACGCCGGGCACTCCGGCGGCTACCGCCTGCTCGCCGGCTACCGCACCCGCCTCACCGGCCTGAACGCCGGCGAGGCCGAGGCCCTCTTCCTCTCCGGCATCCCCGGCCCCGCCGCCCAACTCGGGCTCGGCCCCGCCCTCGCCGCCGCCCAGCTCAAACTCCGCGCCGCGCTCCCGCCCGAACTGCGCGCACAGGCCGACCGCATGCGATCCCGCTTCCACCTCGACGCCCCCGGCTGGTACGCGGAGGACGACGACGTCCCCCATCTCCCACACGTCGCTGACGCCGTCTGGCACAGCCGCGCGCTCGACATCCGCTACCGCCGCTGGAAGGAACCGACCGATGTCGACCGGCGCCTTGAGCCCTACGGCCTGGTCCTCAAGGCCGGCCGCTGGTACCTCGTCGCAGGCCCGGGACCGGAACCGCGCACCTACCGGGTCGACCAGATCCTCGAACTCACCTTACGCGACGAGCAGTTCCAGCCCCCCGACGACTTCGACCTGGCCCGCCACTGGCAGCGCCACCAGACCGACTTCCACGCCCGCCTCCACCAGGACCAAGCCCTCGTCCGCCTCTCCCCCCACGCCGCCTCCCGCCTCACCGGCGCCGCCGCCCGCGCCCTCCTCGCCACCGGAACCCCCGAACCCGACGGCTGGACCCGCGCCCTCCTCCCCATCGAGTCACTCGACCACGCCCACGCAACCTTCCTCGCCCTCGCCACCGACATCGAGGTCCTCGCCCCACCCCGACTACGGGCCCGCCTGGCCGAAACATCCCGCATCCTGGCCGCCCGCTACGCCTCCGCCCCGGGCTGA
- a CDS encoding DUF4232 domain-containing protein: MSNRRANLRLRKSVLALTGAAALTALLTACNGTVNGTISDNSPKPVASNTATTGGTTGTTGTTGATKGGSSTGGSGQSTAKDSDATGKGTEDGVGSGYDTGNGRVPVGQSCGANDITWSTRSETQAGGYILVIAKAKSGITCTLPAALPTVAFGSDGTEAGPAEQSVGQQITLSGNKTAYAGVNPKTASGNGGKELNHIIVAVGDDDPNPVSLRVGTITVDDPIVTNWHTSAADAVPFS, from the coding sequence ATGTCGAACCGTCGCGCGAACCTTCGCCTCCGCAAGAGCGTCCTGGCCCTGACGGGCGCCGCCGCCCTCACCGCGCTGCTCACCGCCTGCAACGGCACCGTCAACGGCACCATCAGCGACAACTCGCCGAAGCCCGTCGCCAGCAACACCGCCACCACGGGCGGCACGACGGGCACCACCGGAACCACCGGCGCCACCAAGGGCGGCTCGTCGACCGGAGGCAGCGGCCAGAGCACCGCCAAGGACTCCGACGCGACGGGCAAGGGAACCGAGGACGGGGTCGGCTCCGGCTACGACACCGGCAACGGCCGGGTGCCGGTCGGCCAGAGCTGCGGCGCCAACGACATCACCTGGAGCACCAGGTCCGAGACCCAGGCCGGCGGATACATCCTGGTCATCGCGAAGGCCAAGTCAGGGATTACCTGCACCCTGCCCGCCGCCCTTCCGACGGTCGCCTTCGGATCCGACGGCACCGAGGCGGGTCCCGCCGAGCAGTCCGTCGGCCAGCAGATCACCCTCAGCGGCAACAAGACCGCCTACGCCGGAGTGAACCCGAAGACCGCCAGCGGCAACGGTGGCAAGGAACTGAACCACATCATCGTCGCCGTCGGCGACGACGACCCCAACCCGGTCTCCCTGCGGGTCGGCACCATCACCGTCGACGACCCGATCGTCACCAACTGGCACACCTCCGCGGCGGACGCCGTCCCCTTCAGCTGA
- a CDS encoding PfkB family carbohydrate kinase, which produces MNTVVIGEAVVDLAWRADSTHISLHPGGSPANVAVGLHRLGRQVTLMTCWGDDLPGELVRSYLDSTDVEVIRIPSVSGRTTIALAYLDEANGSARYDFLATWDQVDLSIPPHTTLLHTGSLAAAAEPGATRVIEACHAHRGRPGHAVSVGLDVRSVVLLDRGAYRKRAERLVAAADLVMAGDDDLAWFYPRLTPEAAGRALLDLGPRLVVVAHGAGGATALTARHEITVPAPKAHPIDAGDAFQACLLDALLQSDGTVHLPTTPTELETVLRVSQARDTPRDKRDRPATGP; this is translated from the coding sequence ATGAACACCGTGGTCATCGGCGAGGCCGTGGTCGACCTGGCCTGGCGGGCGGACAGCACGCACATCTCCCTGCACCCGGGCGGCAGCCCCGCCAACGTCGCCGTGGGGCTGCACCGGCTCGGCCGGCAGGTCACCCTCATGACCTGCTGGGGCGACGACCTGCCGGGCGAACTGGTCCGCTCCTACCTCGACTCCACCGACGTGGAGGTGATCCGCATACCCAGCGTCTCCGGCCGCACCACCATCGCGCTGGCCTACCTCGACGAAGCCAACGGCAGCGCCCGCTATGACTTCCTCGCCACCTGGGACCAGGTCGACCTCTCCATCCCGCCCCACACCACACTGCTGCACACCGGTTCCCTGGCCGCCGCGGCCGAACCGGGCGCCACCCGCGTCATCGAGGCGTGCCACGCACATCGCGGCCGGCCGGGCCACGCCGTCTCCGTCGGCCTCGACGTGCGGTCGGTCGTCCTGCTCGACCGCGGTGCCTACCGTAAGCGCGCCGAACGGCTGGTCGCCGCCGCCGACCTGGTCATGGCCGGCGACGACGACCTGGCCTGGTTCTACCCCCGGCTCACCCCGGAAGCCGCAGGACGAGCCCTGCTCGACCTCGGCCCCCGCCTGGTCGTCGTCGCTCACGGCGCCGGGGGCGCGACCGCCCTGACGGCCCGGCACGAGATCACCGTCCCCGCGCCGAAGGCGCACCCCATCGACGCGGGGGACGCCTTCCAGGCCTGCCTCCTCGACGCACTCCTGCAATCCGACGGCACCGTTCACCTCCCCACCACCCCCACCGAACTGGAAACGGTCCTCCGTGTGTCACAGGCCCGTGACACTCCTCGTGACAAACGCGACAGACCCGCGACGGGCCCGTGA